The following proteins are co-located in the Mobula hypostoma chromosome 4, sMobHyp1.1, whole genome shotgun sequence genome:
- the LOC134345215 gene encoding leucine-rich alpha-2-glycoprotein-like: MDVLKITVVLILSYFSSTFSTTDCPSYCTCNFSSNTTSVTCVSLETLLEVPQNIPTQATIISIEFTNISTLTDKDFVGLLQLQELHLSNNLLENIASGVLKDTQQLRVLDLTNNLLTTLPPNLFNTTFKLTSLILQSNRLQTANPSWFCKLQSLERLDLSNNMLTSLLSNTFNNLTNLQVLDLSSNKLEFLPANLFSKLPNLERLNLGKNQLTTFAPGTFNHVINLNYLFLNSNKLVKIPKGLFNNLPQLDTLDLSDNNLTSLPPRILDNLQQIGAKWEQGLDISKNPWMCNCDLRYLWQWLNVNFKKVYFVSTTLCAKPEALRGKEIKTLSEEELMC, from the coding sequence ATGGATGTGCTGAAGATAACAGTGGTGCTGATCCTGAGCTACTTTTCCTCTACATTTTCCACGACCGATTGCCCAAGTTACTGCACCTGCAACTTTTCTAGCAATACCACATCAGTGACTTGTGTTTCACTTGAAACTCTTTTGGAAGTcccacagaacattccaactcAGGCAACCATCATATCCATTGAATTCACCAACATTAGCACTCTAACAGACAAAGATTTTGTTGGACTTCTCCAGTTACAGGAACTTCATCTTTCAAATAATTTGTTGGAAAACATTGCTTCAGGTGTTCTAAAAGATACTCAACAGCTGAGAGTATTGGATTTAACCAACAATTTGCTGACTACATTGCCACCGAACTTATTTAACACGACCTTCAAACTAACCTCTCTAATTTTACAGAGTAACAGACTGCAAACCGCAAATCCTTCTTGGTTTTGTAAACTTCAGAGTCTTGAGAGGCTTGACTTATCAAACAATATGCTGACATCTTTACTTTCCAATACATTTAATAATTTGACTAATCTGCAAGTACTTGATTTATCCAGTAATAAACTTGAATTTTTGCCAGCTAATCTGTTTAGCAAACTACCCAATCTGGAGCGCTTAAACCTGGGAAAAAATCAGTTGACTACATTTGCTCCTGGTACCTTTAATCATGTAAtcaatttaaattatttatttcttaATAGCAATAAGCTTGTGAAGATTCCCAAGGGTCTGTTTAATAACCTACCACAGCTAGATACTTTGGATCTTTCAGACAACAACTTAACATCATTGCCTCCAAGAATATTAGATAACCTCCAGCAAATTGGGGCAAAGTGGGAACAGGGATTAGACATCTCAAAGAATCCATGGATGTGTAACTGTGATTTAAGGTATCTGTGGCAATGGTTAAATGTGAATTTTAAGAAGGTATATTTTGTGAGCACAACATTATGTGCCAAACCTGAGGCACTAAGGGGGAAAGAAATTAAAACACTTTCTGAAGAGGAACTAATGTGTTaa